A DNA window from Mycosarcoma maydis chromosome 12, whole genome shotgun sequence contains the following coding sequences:
- a CDS encoding putative ran GTPase activating protein 1, producing MSDESKIFSLVGQGLKLDTKADIQQHLEKLDQITDLEEIHLGGNTLGVEACQALADVLKNKKTLKIADFADIFTGRLITEIPDALRALCDALTDHTSLVELNLSDNAFGGRSAEPMVNFLKNNHSFSVLKLNNNGLGITGGTIVAEALFEAAQNLKTKGLQSKLRTVICGRNRLENGSAPVWAKAYAAHGGLTEVRMFQNGIRMEGIEAISKGLASCPNLEVLDLQDNTATLRGSRAIAACLPKWPKLKTLNLSDCLLKPKGGRLVFGALAAGSNPALETIQVQYCDLDRQVLDQLGSAIELHLSNLTKLDINGNWADEEDECIEKIKSALAKHGHEDALLELDEMDPDGEESEAEEEDEDEEEASDAEPEPKPTSTLTKSDETDELADALAKTSVADEK from the coding sequence ATGTCCGACGAGTCCAAGATCTTTTCACTCGTGGGACAGGGCCTAAAGCTCGATACAAAGGCCGACATCCAGCAACACCTCGAAAAACTCGATCAGATCACCGATCTCGAAGAGATTCACCTTGGAGGTAACACTCTTGGTGTCGAGGCATGCCAAGCTCTGGCTGATGTGCTGAAGAACAaaaagacgctcaagatTGCTGATTTTGCCGACATCTTTACAGGACGACTCATCACCGAGATCCCTGATGCTCTCAGAGCCCTTTGCGATGCTCTCACCGATCACACTAGCCTTGTAGAGCTCAATCTTTCCGACAATGCCTTTGGCGGACGATCTGCTGAGCCTATGGTTAACTTTCTAAAAAACAACCACAGCTTTTCCGTCCTAAAGCTCAACAACAACGGTCTCGGCATCACCGGCGGCACCATCGTCGCCGAAGCTCTCTTCGAAGCCGCGCAGAATCTCAAGACCAAGGGCTTGCAGTCGAAACTCCGCACCGTCATCTGTGGACGTAATCGCCTCGAGAACGGCTCGGCTCCCGTCTGGGCCAAGGCATACGCAGCTCATGGTGGTCTCACCGAGGTGCGCATGTTCCAGAACGGTATTCGCATGGAAGGTATCGAGGCCATCAGCAAGGGCCTCGCCTCGTGTCCCAACCTCGAGGTTCTCGATTTGCAGGACAACACTGCCACGCTCCGAGGTTCGCGCGCCATTGCAGCTTGTCTGCCCAAGTGGCCCAAACTCAAGACACTCAACCTCTCCGACTGCCTCCTGAAGCCCAAGGGTGGTCGACTTGTGTTTGGCGCCCTCGCCGCCGGCAGCAATCCCGCGCTCGAAACGATCCAAGTTCAGTACTGCGATCTCGACCGCCAGGTCCTCGACCAACTCGGAAGCGCCATCGAGCTTCACCTGTCCAACTtgaccaagctcgacatcaACGGCAACTGGGCtgacgaggaagacgaaTGCAtcgaaaagatcaagaGCGCGCTTGCAAAGCACGGCCACGAGGATGCTCTTCTCGAATTGGACGAAATGGATCCTGATGGCGAAGAGAGTGAGGCagaagaggaggatgaagacgaggaagaagctTCGGACGCGGAACCAGAGCCCAAGCCAACATCGACTCTGACTAAATCCGACGAGActgacgagcttgccgatgcTCTCGCAAAGACCTCGGTAGCGGATGAAAAGTAA
- a CDS encoding putative elongation factor 2 encodes MVNFTVDEIRGLMDKPTNIRNMSVIAHVDHGKSTLTDSLVSKAGIIAGAKAGDTRFMDTRDDEKERGITIKSTAISMYFPMEKDALEAISQKKDGNEFLINLIDSPGHVDFSSEVTAALRVTDGALVVVDCIEGVCVQTETVLRQALTERIKPVVCLNKVDRALLELQVGKEDLYQSFMRTIESVNVVIATYNDPVLGESQVYPEKGTVAFASGLHGWAFTLRQFANRYAKKFGVDKDKMMVKLWGDNFFNPKTKKWTTKDTDADGKPLERAFNMFVLDPIFRVFDAIMNFKKDEIPKILEKLEVKLTQDEQDLEGKQLLKVAMRKFLPAGDALLEMIVIHLPSPVTAQRYRVETLYEGPLDDESAIGIRDCDPKGPLMLYVSKMVPTSDKGRFYAFGRIFSGTVKSGPKIRIQGPNYTPGKKEDLFVKSIQRTVLMMGRYVEPIEDCPAGNILGLVGVDQFLLKSGTLTSSETAHNLKVMKFSVSPVVQVAVEVKNANDLPKLVEGLKRLSKSDPCVQAWIAETGEHIVAGAGELHLEIVLKDLEEDHAQIPLKISDPVVGYRETVQAESSMVALSKSQNKHNRLFVKAQPIDEELSRLIEAGKMTPRDDFKARARVLADDFGWDVTDARKIWCFGPETTGPNLLVDVTKGVQYLNEIKDSCVAAFQWATKEGVCAEEPMRGTRFNILDVTLHTDAIHRGGGQLIPTCRRVCYAAALLAQPGIQEPVYLVEIQCPDSGLGGIYSCLNRRRGHVFSEEPRVGTPMVTVKAYLPVNESFGFNADLRQATSGQAFPQSVFDHWQLLPGTPLEAGKTLDIVTAIRKRKGLKENIPALDQYYDKL; translated from the exons ATGGTTAA CTTCaccgtcgacgagatccGTGGCCTCATGGACAAGCCCACCAACATTCGTAACATGTCGGTGATTGCCCACGTCGACCACGGCAAATCCACCCTTACCGACTCGCTCGTTTCCAAGGCCGGTATTATCGCCGGTGCCAAGGCTGGTGACACTCGTTTCATGGACACCCGTGATGATGAGAAGGAGCGTGGTATTACCATCAAGTCCACCGCCATCTCCATGTACTTCCCCATGGAGAAGGACGCCCTCGAGGCCATCTCTCAGAAGAAGGACGGTAACGAGTTCTTGATCAACCTTATCGACTCGCCCGGTCACGTCGACTTTTCCTCCGAGGTTACCGCTGCCCTCCGTGTCACTGACGGTGCCCTGGTTGTTGTCGACTGTATCGAGGGTGTCTGCGTCCAGACCGAGACCGTGCTCCGACAGGCGCTTACCGAGCGTATCAAGCCCGTCGTCTGCTTGAACAAGGTCGACCGTGctcttctcgagctgcaggtCGGCAAGGAGGACCTCTACCAGTCCTTTATGCGTACCATTGAGTCCGTCAACGTCGTTATCGCCACCTACAACGACCCCGTGCTCGGCGAGAGCCAGGTCTATCCTGAAAAGGGAACCGTCGCCTTCGCTTCGGGTCTCCACGGCTGGGCTTTCACCCTCCGCCAGTTTGCCAACCGTTACGCTAAGAAGTTCGGTgtcgacaaggacaagatgATGGTCAAGCTCTGGGGCGACAACTTCTTCAACCCCAAGACCAAGAAGTGGACCACCAAGGACACTGATGCCGATGGCAAGCCCCTTGAGCGTGCCTTCAACATGTTCGTGCTCGACCCCATCTTCCGTGTCTTTGACGCCATCATGAACttcaagaaggacgagatCCCCAAGATCctcgaaaagctcgagGTCAAGCTCACCCAGGATGAGCAGGACCTCGagggcaagcagctccTCAAGGTTGCCATGCGCAAGTTCCTCCCCGCTGGTGACGCCCTTCTGGAGATGATTGTCATCCACCTTCCCTCGCCCGTCACTGCGCAGCGCTACCGTGTCGAGACCCTCTACGAGGGTCCCCTCGATGACGAGTCGGCCATCGGTATCCGTGACTGTGACCCCAAGGGTCCCCTGATGCTCTACGTCTCCAAGATGGTCCCCACCTCGGACAAGGGCCGATTCTACGCCTTCGGCCGTATCTTCTCCGGCACCGTCAAGTCGGGCCCCAAGATCCGTATCCAGGGTCCCAACTACACGCCCGGTAAGAAGGAAGACCTCTTCGTCAAGTCGATTCAGCGTACTGTGCTCATGATGGGTCGTTACGTTGAGCCCATCGAGGACTGCCCCGCCGGTAACATTCTTGGTCTGGTCGGTGTCGACCAGTTCTTGCTCAAGTCCGGTACCCTCACCAGCTCCGAGACTGCCCACAACCTCAAGGTCATGAAGTTCTCGGTTTCGCCCGTCGTCCAGGTCGCCGTCGAGGTCAAGAACGCCAACGACTTGCCCAAGCTTGTCGAAGGTCTGAAGCGTCTCTCCAAGTCGGACCCCTGTGTACAGGCTTGGATCGCCGAAACCGGTGAGCACATTGTTGCCGGTGCTGGTGAGCTCCACCTCGAGATTGTCCTCAAGGATCTCGAAGAGGACCATGCCCAGATTCCTCTTAAGATCTCGGATCCCGTCGTTGGTTACCGTGAGACCGTCCAGGCGGAATCGTCGATGGTCGCCCTCTCCAAGTCGCAGAACAAGCACAACCGTCTCTTTGTCAAGGCTCAGCCCATTGACGAGGAGCTTTCGCGTCTCATTGAGGCCGGCAAGATGACTCCTCGTGACGACTTCAAGGCCCGTGCTCGTGTCCTTGCTGACGACTTCGGTTGGGACGTGACTGACGCTCGTAAGATTTGGTGCTTCGGTCCCGAGACTACGGGCCCTAACCTGCTCGTTGATGTCACCAAGGGTGTTCAGTACCTCAACGAAATCAAGGACTCGTGTGTCGCCGCCTTCCAGTGGGCCACCAAGGAGGGTGTCTGCGCCGAGGAGCCCATGCGTGGTACGCGCTTCAACATCCTCGATGTTACCCTGCACACGGACGCCATCCACCGTGGTGGTGGACAGCTGATCCCCACTTGCCGACGTGTCTGCTACGCTGccgctctgctcgctcagcCCGGTATCCAGGAGCCCGTCTACCTTGTCGAGATCCAGTGCCCCGACTCTGGTCTTGGTGGTATCTACTCGTGCCTCAACAGGCGCCGTGGCCACGTCTTCTCCGAGGAGCCTCGTGTCGGTACCCCGATGGTTACCGTCAAGGCTTACCTGCCCGTCAACGAGTCGTTCGGTTTCAACGCCGATCTGCGACAGGCCACCTCGGGTCAGGCTTTCCCTCAGTCCGTCTTCGACCACTGGCAGCTCCTGCCCGGAACTCCTCTTGAGGCCGGTAAGacgctcgacattgtcacCGCCATCCGAAAGCGCAAGGGTCTCAAGGAGAACATCCCTGCGCTGGACCAGTACTATGACAAGCTTTAA
- a CDS encoding putative required for ribosome synthesis, methylase — MGKKQEKKTAKGRLDKFYWLAKEQGYRSRAAFKLVQLNKKFNFLEKARCCIDLCAAPGGWLQVASKFMPANSLIVGVDLVPIKPIPRTITFAEDINSYKCRDQLRQILKDWKADIVIHDGAPNVGTAWVQDAYAQSELTLQSLRLAVEFLTAGGTFVTKVFRSKDYNNLLWVFNQLFKKVEATKPSSSRNVSAEIFVVCQGYKNPARIDPKFLDPRHVFKELDPASLADQDQEAGVPLSLKGTSAGNAHANVFEPKKIRRNREGYADGDYTLFHSLDAMDFIKGQDVIGMLGSYNQISFESDESKKLLSLPDTNDEMRENCSDLKVLGKKDFRNLMNWRKEVRLALGIDLPKSKHQDLAEQTQTVEVEEMDEDDQIDDELARLNEEAARKARKERRRKNELRQKKILKMQLQMTTPMDIGMDVMDDQLGAGNGDMFEISSGERVSKKALIQQADVSDDESETIVSSQHTDDDDPETRARRLDAEMDALYDEFKQKQSERDAKFRAKQARLQDAKNDSWHGIKDDEENDEDDDEANLSDESEGGYDLVQRRKEQEETFDTDDEEDEEDERLEREATQHSKKRKRDLAAPTADSFEMDAKPPKRSLVHSLVSDADVSAQQSREASIWFDNPLFKDLELDEQDAQEALEDDQDDEDAWEEEQDDEDDAEESDSEVEGEQEVEDDDFEVVPQDQEEHAIPDEEWDLNGEDEEAGKQKRIKDHGLATAEAVALAQALVNRQITKEDLMDQGFSKHNFVDKDGLPTWFLDDEQKHYKANIPITKEAIQALRERQRALDARPIKKVAEAKARKKMRTLRRLEKAQKKAETINENEDISEKEKSNTINKLLAKSVKGAQKKKEVQLVVAKGVNRGLKGRPKGTKGRYKMVDPRMKKELRAFKRKAKRDGKKLGSSNSKPRVPKGYGPRN; from the coding sequence ATGGGTAAAAAGCAGGAGAAAAAGACGGCCAAGGGACGTCTAGACAAGTTCTACTGGCTCGCCAAGGAGCAAGGCTACCGATCGCGTGCCGCCTTCAAGCTGGTCCAGCTGAACAAAAAGTTCAACTTTCTCGAAAAAGCAAGATGCTGCATCGATCTATGTGCAGCTCCAGGTGGTTGGCTTCAGGTAGCTTCCAAGTTTATGCCCGCCAATTCGCTCATTGTCGGTGTCGATCTTGTTCCCATCAAACCCATCCCCAGAACCATCACATTCGCCGAAGACATCAATTCATACAAGTGCAGAGACCAACTTCGTCAAATTCTCAAGGATTGGAAGGCCGATATCGTCATCCACGATGGTGCCCCCAACGTTGGTACCGCTTGGGTCCAGGATGCTTACGCCCAGTCCGAGCTCACGCTTCAGTCGCTGCGTCTCGCCGTCGAGTTTCTCACGGCTGGTGGCACCTTCGTCACCAAGGTCTTCCGTTCAAAAGACTACAACAACCTGCTTTGGGTCTTCAACCAGCTCTTCAAAAAGGTGGAGGCCACAAAGCCCTCGTCATCGCGTAACGTCTCTGCAGAGATCTTTGTTGTCTGCCAAGGCTACAAGAACCCCGCCCGCATCGACCCCAAATTCCTTGACCCTCGCCACGTCTTCAAGGAGCTAGATCCCGCTTCATTGGCcgaccaagatcaagaagccGGTGTACCGCTCAGTCTCAAAGGCACTTCCGCCGGCAACGCTCACGCCAATGTCTTTGAACCCAAAAAGATCCGcagaaatcgtgaaggTTACGCCGACGGAGACTATACCCTTTTCCACTCCCTCGACGCCATGGATTTCATCAAAGGTCAAGATGTCATCGGTATGCTTGGCTCTTACAACCAGATCTCTTTCGAGTCGgacgagagcaagaagctgctcagcctGCCAGATACcaacgacgagatgcgcgAGAACTGTTCTGACCTCAAAGTGCTCGGCAAGAAGGATTTCCGCAATCTCATGAACTGGCGCAAGGAGGTgcgtctcgctctcggaATCGACCTGCCCAAATCAAAGCATCAGGACCTCGCAGAGCAAACCCAAACTGTCGAGGTcgaagagatggacgaagacgaccaaattgacgatgagcttgcCAGGCTCAACGAGGAGGCAGCTAGAAAAGCTCGCAAGGAAAGGCGTCGTAAGAATGAGCTTCGTCAGAAGAAGATCCTCAAGATGCAGCTCCAGATGACGACCCCCATGGATATCGGCATGGACGTGATGGATGATCAGCTTGGTGCCGGTAATGGCGACATGTTTGAGATCAGCTCAGGCGAGAGGGTCTCCAAAAAGGCTCTCATTCAACAAGCTGACGTCTCTGatgacgagagcgagaccaTCGTCAGTTCCCAAcacaccgacgacgatgaccCCGAAACgcgagcaagacgcttggatgccgagatggaTGCGCTCTACGATGAGttcaagcagaagcagtcTGAGCGCGATGCAAAGTTCCGGGCAAAGCAGGCACGTCTTCAGGATGCCAAGAATGACTCTTGGCACGGCAtcaaggacgacgaagagaacgacgaagacgatgatgaggcCAACTTGAGTGACGAAAGCGAAGGCGGCTACGATCTCGTACAAAGACGtaaagagcaagaagagacATTTgacaccgacgacgaagaggatgaggaggacgaACGACTCGAACGAGAAGCTACACAGCACTCTAAAAAGAGGAAGCGCGATCTGGCCGCTCCTACCGCTGACAGTTTCGAGATGGACGCCAAGCCTCCCAAACGCTCTCTAGTCCATAGTCTCGTAAGCGACGCTGATGTCAGTGCGCAGCAGAGCCGTGAGGCTTCCATCTGGTTCGACAATCCCCTGTTTAAGGACctcgagctggatgagcAAGACGCCCAAGAGGCGTTGGAAGACGATCAGGATGATGAAGATGCTtgggaggaggagcaagacgacgaggacgatgcggaAGAGTCGGATAGCGAGGTGGAAGGGGAGCAAGAAGTGGAAGATGATGACTTCGAAGTCGTCCCGCAAGACCAGGAGGAACACGCCATTCCTGACGAAGAATGGGACTTGAACGgtgaagacgaagaagcaggcaagcagaagcgcatcaAAGACCACGGTCTCGCCACCGCTGAAGCTGTCGCTCTCGCACAAGCTCTCGTCAACCGACAGATCACCAAGGAAGACCTCATGGATCAAGGCTTCTCCAAGCACAACTTTGTCGACAAGGATGGTCTCCCTACATGGTTCctcgacgatgagcagAAGCACTACAAGGCCAACATCCCCATCACCAAGGAAGCCATACAGGCGCTTCGTGAGCGCCAACGTGCTCTTGATGCGCGTCCCATCAAAAAGGTTGCTGAAGCCAAGGCGCGAAAGAAGATGCGCACCCTTCGACGTCTCGAGAAGGCGCAGAAGAAGGCCGAGACCATCAACGAAAACGAAGACATTTCGGAAAAGGAAAAGTCCAACACGATCAACAAGCTTTTAGCCAAATCAGTCAAGGGCGCacagaagaagaaggaggtGCAGTTAGTTGTAGCCAAGGGTGTCAACCGTGGCCTCAAGGGACGTCCCAAGGGCACCAAGGGTCGCTACAAGATGGTCGATCCACGCATGAAGAAGGAGCTTCGCGCATTCAAGAGGAAGGCCAAGCGCGACGGCAAGAAGCTTGGGTCTTCCAACTCGAAGCCACGAGTTCCCAAGGGCTATGGTCCTCGCAACTGA